From Candidatus Cloacimonadaceae bacterium:
AGTTTATCCGCGAACCCAAGGAAAAGCGCAGCATCTTCGTCGTGCCCGGCAAGACCATCTATATCGCGTTTCGCCATCTGGCAAACGTCGAGAAAGTGCCGGGAGACCAATTCTTTGCCTTGATCAGCATCGCCGCGGCGATTGGAATAAGCTATTCCGGCGGATTGCAGGATTATGATCAGCTCTATTTTGCCGGCGCGACCGGAGCCATCCCGGATAATGTCTATGGCAAGGCGACTGAGCTGTATATCAAGACTACCGGAGCGGACAAATTCCGCTTCGCAAGAAACATTTCCACCTTGAAACCTCGCTTGAAACAGGCGAATCTCGCCCTGCACTACGTAGCGCAATAACTACCTTGCTTTGTGTCATAGATATCATTTTGACAGGCAAAACAGTCTGACAGAGTATTGTTTTGCAGGAATTCAATGGTATTCCAATCCGGATTCTGCGCTCCCGGCGCAAGACCACAACGGTCTATTTCAAAAGGGAAGGAATCCTTGAAGTGCGCACTCCATTAGGCGTTAGCGACGCAGCGATCGAAGCTTTCCTGCACAAAAAAAGCGCCGTCATCCTCAGGAAATATCAGCTTTTTCAAGAGCGCCTTTCCCTCAAAAAAGACTATTCCGACGGCGAGAAGATACTCCTTTTGGGAGAGGAGATCGAAATACGTTTTGTCGATGAGGTTGCTTTTGTCTGGCGTCAGACCGATATGCTGCTCGTCAACCGCAGCTATGAATCCAAAATCACTGACGTGCTCAAACATTGGTATCACGCCAAAGCTGAATATCACATCCTGAACCGAGCCAGGGAGTTGGCAAAACTCCACGGCTACAAACCCGGCAAGCTCCGAATCTCCAAAAACAAACGCCTCTGGGGATGCTGCACTCACAAAAACTGGCTCTCCTTCGATTACAAACTCGTGATGGCGCCTCCGATCGTTATCGATTATGTCATCCTTCACGAACTGGCGCACATCGATCATAAAAACCACTCCAAAGAGTTCTGGGACTTGGTGGAATCTCTGATGCCGGAATATCGAAATCACCTTGCCTGGCTGAAAAAGAATGACAAACACATGAGTATCTGAGAGCGATCTGACCTCAAACCCGAACCCTCTATAGCAAAACTCTTTTCACCATCTCCTTGCCAATCTTTACCATTTAAAAATGTATATGCTCGCCCTACAGTTAGTTAGATAATTCATGGTCACTACACGTGTTGGGGTTTGGGGATCTTTCTTTTGATCGAATTGATACTTTGAATCGCCAGGGATGTGAATAAGCTGGACTCTATAGAGCCAATGTAAACGGGACAATTCTGAGAGAGGCTTTTGGCTTAACACTAAAGCCCAGCCACATAATCAACAAAGGCAAGAGCAGGCTGATCCAGAAAACCATAATTCGCCGCGGACGAGGATTGAAAACGAGCTGAACCAAGACTGGATACTGATCCCGGCTTTGCCAGCGCTTTTGGTAATACTCCAGTTTCGGATGCGGCTTAACTGCTGCAAGCTCCAACAATTGGCGAATATGTTTCTGATGGTAATTCCTGCCCGCCTTCTGCTTTCTGATACCATAATAGCTGAAACCGTGATAGTCAAACTTGTCCAGATTCGATACCAAAGACTCGAAGCCTCTGTCAAACAGTTCCTTAGCCTCTATATTCCCACTTTGTTTGTAATAGAAATCCAATTCCAGTAAAACGCTCATCATCCCATTCAGCACGTATGGATCTACACTTGAAGGATATTCCATGAACCAGAGACCGCCATCTTCCATCTTCAGAACCAGATGCGATTCCGGTTTTATGGTGTTGAGCGCCTTGGCGGCAAGCTCCATCCACTTTCCCCCCGGTTCAATCTGATGGCGTCTAACAAACACAGTGAGAACGACTGATTGAGCCAGTCCCGATTGCCATGGCGCTTTGAGATTATAACCAGGCAGATCGAATCTGTAGGGCAACCAGAGAGTGGAATCCCCGATCTCCGCATTATCCACCAACCAATCGCTCAGCTTGAGGAAACGCTTAATGTTGCGGGGCTCATTGTCAAAATCCTTTTTTGCCTGCACTGCGATAAACAGCGGATTGTATTGTATGCCATAGGCACGATAGGACTGCACAGGGATGCCGTCGTAATCGAATAACTGAATCTGATTCAGTGGTTTGCCGGTTAGTAGGGCGCTGTATTTTTCGCCCATGGAAATGATCCATCCCTCGCCATATTGCCAGAGCACTGCGTGTAAAATGATGATGACAAGAGCGCTGAAAAGCTTATATCGTTTAATTGTGTTCACTCCATGTAATAAATCGCTTTGATCGGATCTATTCTTGCCGCTTTGATGGCAGGATAGATACCGGAGATTACTCCAACGAGGAAGGAGAAAGAGAGCCCCACCGCCACGCCCTGGATGGGCAAAAAGAGCGGAAAATCGATCGCTTGGGAGATGATGATCAGGATCAGCCAGGCACTGAAGATACCCAAAATAGCGCCGATCATCGCCAGGGTGACTGCTTCGAAGATAAAATAGAAGAAGATGTCGCTCTCGGTGGCGCCGATGCTTTTGCGCACTCCAATCTCCGTCATGCGCTCTTGGATCGAAATCAGAAGCGTGCTGAAAAGCCCGATTCCGCCTACGATCAAAGAGATGGAAGCGATGGCAAAGAGGGTGATATTCCATTTTTTCATCACCGAATCCATTTCCGCAGTGACGGTGAGCAGCACGTCACCGATATCCATAAAGCTGAAATTGGGAAACATATTGTGCCGCGAAAGCAGGAGCTGCCGCGCCTGGGTCTTCATCCTGCGAAATTGCGCCTCGTTTTCCCCCTGCATATAGATCATGTGCAAGCCTTTATTTGTGCCGAAATGATGCACGCCATAGCGGAGCGGGACAAAGACGGATTGCAGATCCTGACTGCGGTCGGAGGAATTGAAATTCATCCCACCGCCGGAATTGAGCTCGTCGTCGGCAAGCACACCAACTACGGAAAAGCGGTATTTACCCAACGAAATGGTCTTCCCCACCGGATTCTCATCGCCATATTGCTCTTTGGCAAAGATGGAACCCAGCACCGCCACGGGGAGAAGATTGTCGTTTTCATAAGAGTTATAGTATCGCCCAAGGAGGATGGGATAGGATTTGTTGACAAAGAAATCGGCATCCGTGGCACGCAGACGAACATATTTGTCCTGATTGCCGAGCCGGATCAGCACGTTGTTTTCGATCATGCCATACATGCTTTTGTGGGGGATGTTTTCTCTCAAGGCGAGCAGGTCATCATAATTTATCATCTGCACGCTTTGATTGGCGCGCCGGATCGCTCTGCTCAAGCCGCGAGGACCGCTCACCCTACTCACTCGGTCGGCGGTGATAACGATCGAATAGTTCCAGCCCATGCCCTCCATGTTGTTCTTGACCAATGCTTTGAGGGCATAGACGCTGGAAAACATGCTCACCACGGCAAGCACTCCGATCACGATGCCCGTGAGGGTCAACAGTGAGCGCAATTTATGGCTCAAAATGCTCTGCACGGCGCTGCGCAGCGCATCCGCGAAATGCATTAGGGTTTTACTCCATTTGGGTTTTGCATTTGGGGCATTCTTTGTATTCCCCTCTGTCCTTGTGATATTTCTCATAGATAAACTCGTTGCCGCAGGTCGGACATGGGATCGGCAGCGGTTTGTCGTTCGTGATCCACTTGCATTCCGGATAGCGGGTGCAGGAATAGAAGGTTCTGCCTTTCTTGTTCTTGCGCTGCACCACTTCGCCGGTTTTGCATTCAGGACAGGCGATTCCAGTGGTTTTGGGCTTGGCAAACTTGCATTTGGGATAGGCACTGCAGGCGATGAACGCACCATATTTTCCGGTACGTTCCATCAATAGGCTGCCGCATTGGGGACATTTCTCCTCCAAAATCTGCGGTTCGAGGATCTTGACGTTGCCATCTTTATCCCGGGTGAAACTCTTGCTGTTCTTGCACTTGGGAAATTTGTTGCATGCCAGGAACTCTCCGCCTTTGGAGCGCTTGATCATCATTTTACCCTCTTTGCAGACCTCGCAGAGGATGCCGCTATCCTGCTCAAAGGAGCCCTTGTCTTTCTTCAGATCGATTTCTCCAATCAGCTTTTGAAGCTGGTCATAATAGGTCTTGACGAGTTCGTGCCAGACGATGCGGCTGAGCTCTACCTCATCCAGCTTGTCCTCCATTTGCGCAGTGAATTTGACGTTGAAGATGCTGTCGAAACGCTCCACCAGAAAGCGGTTGACGTCGTTGCCGAGGTCGGTGGGAACAAATGATTTCTTTTCCATGCCCACGTATTTGCGGACGCGGATGGTGCTGATGATGGAAGCATAGGTGGAGGGCCTGCCGATTCCTTTGGCTTCCAGCTCTTTGATTAAAGAGGCTTCCGTGAAGCGCGACGGCGGTAAAGTGAAGTGCTGGGAAGAAACGATATCCGAATGCTCGAGCGCGTCCGTTTTCCGGTAATCGGGATGGATCTGCTCGCCCAGAGGGATATTGACGTGGGGATAGGCTTTGAGAAAGCCTTCTTCGAGGATCTGATTGCCACTGGCGGAAAATATCGCCTTGCCGATCTCTATCTGCGCAGCAGAGTTTTGCAGCTTGACCGGTTTCATCTGGGTGGCGACAAAGCGTTGCCAGATCAGGGTATAAAGCCGGAGCTGTTCTCTGGAGAGAAAATTCGCCACGCTTTCGGGAGTGTGGAAAACATCGGTCGGGCGGATCGCTTCGTGGGCGTCCTGAGCGCTGCTTTTGTTCTTATAAACCCGGGTGGAGCAATGCTGCAATTCGACGCCGAAACGGTCTTTGATCAAGTCTTTGCAGCTCGCGATCGCTTCATCCGCGATTCTCAACGAATCCGTTCTCATGTAGGTGATCAGACCGGTGCTTTCTCCGCCGAGTTCGATGCCTTCATAGAGCTGCTGGGCGATGCTCATCGTGCGCAGTGCTTGGAATCCGAGCAGCTTGGATGCCTCCTGCTGCAGGGTGCTGGTGATAAATGGCGGGGGCGGTTCCACGTTTTTTATGGAACGTTTGATTTCGGCAAGCAGAGCTTTCTGGTCTTTGGTCTGCGTGGCGAATTCAAGGGCGGTCTTTTCATCCGTGATCTCGATCTTTTTGCCGTCCCATTTCTCAATCGAAGCCTTGAATGGAGGCAGTCCGTCTTTCCAAAAATCCGCTTCCAGTTTCCAATACTCCTTGGGATCGAAAGCTTTGATCTCCGCTTCGCGCTCGCAGATCAGACGCAAGGCTACGGATTGCACTCTGCCGGCGCTGAGGTCTTTGGCAATCACTTTCCACAAGAGAGGCGATACCTGATAGCCAACGATGCGGTCGAGGATTCTGCGCGCTTGCTGAGCGTCCACCTTGGGCATATCGATCTCGCCGGGATTGGCGATGGATTCGTTGATCGCCTTGGAGGTGATCTCATTGAAGACGATGCGGTGGAGCTGTCTGCCGGCAAGTTCTTTTTCCAAAAGCTGCGAAAGGTGCCAGGCGATGGCTTCTCCCTCGCGATCATGATCGCTGGCGAGATAGACTGCTTCGGCGGCTTTGACCGCTTCGCGGAGTTCGCTGATGACCTTGGCCTTCTTTTTGTCCACTACGTAGTCGGGACGGAAGTCGTGGGCGATATCGACACCCATTTCGTGTTTGGGCAGATCCCGCACGTGCCCCATCGAAGCTTTCACGACGAAACGGTTTTGCAGGAACTTGGCGATGGTGCCGGCTTTTGCCGGAGATTCTACTATGATGAGTGATTTGGGCATGAGCTATCCTTTGTTTGGTGGAAAGGTGAAAGGGTGGAAGGGTGGAAAGGCGAATCCGACGTGGAGCCGGGACTCAGCATGTCCATATCTATTTAATAATTGCGTATATTTAAGACTCTCGCCCATGCGGGGAAAACACACAGCACAAAAAAATCTATCTTTACCAAGCTCAGTTTCGTTAATCAAACAACAGAGGTCAAAGCCGGCGCAGCCACCTTTCCACCTTTTCACCTTTCCACCTTTCCACGTCATATCAATTCCCCACCTCTTCTTTTCCGCAGCATTTCTTATATTTTTTGCCGCTGCCGCAGGGGCAGGGATCGTTTCTGCCGACGCGTTCGGCTACTCTGACGGGGCGCTGTTTTTCTTCGGTGGGTTGATATCCGCCAGAGAATTGGGGCGGAACGCTGACGTTTTGGGTGAGACCCGCTTCGGCTTGTTGTTGAGCGAGGAGAAAGGCGTTGATGTCCTCGTGTTTGAGGTCGGCATTGCGCAGCAGGCTGTCCATTTGCTCTTGGGAGAGGATGTAGGTGGTAAACACTTTTTTGGTGACGGCTTCCTGGATGCGGGTGATCAGGCTCTGGAAGAGATCAAAGCTTTCGCGTTTATATTCGATCAGGGGGTCTTTGTTTGCATAGGCGCGCAGATAGACGCCTTCCTTGAGCAGGTCCATTTCGTGGAGGTGATCCCGCCATTCGTCATCGACCACTTCGAGGAGGGCGCGGCGCTCGATATTGCGGAGGTTTTCATCGCCGAGCTGGCGTTCCTTGTTTTCATAGGCGTTTCGGCATATCTCCAGGAGCGTGTGTTCGAGCATTTCACGGTTGAGGTGGTCGCTTTCCAGATCGCTGACGGAGACTGAGATATTGAGGCTGGTCTTGAACCAATGACAGAGGCGCTCCAGGTTCCAATCCTCGGGATAGCTGTCCGGCGGCAGGTGCAGATTGATGATGGCGATCACGGTTTCCTCGATCATTTCCACGATCTCGTGTTTCATGCTGAAGCCTTTGAGCACACTGCGGCGATAGGAATAGATCACTTCGCGCTGCTGGTTCATCACCTCGTCATATTTGATCAGGTTTTTCCGGATCTCAAAGTTGTGTTCCTCCACCCGCTTTTGAGCGCGTTCCACCGCTTTGGACATCCAAGGATGGCGAATCGCGTCTCCGGGTTTGAGCCCCATCTTCATCATCATCGGCGCCACGCGGTCTGAGCCAAAGAGGCGCATCAGATCGTCCTCAAGGGAAAGGTAGAATCTGGAGGTTCCCGGATCGCCCTGCCGTCCGGCGCGTCCTCGAAGCTGACGGTCGATGCGTCTGCTTTCGTGGCGTTCGCTGCCGATCACATGCAAGCCGTCCAGGGGCAATCCATAGAGAAATTCGTCATTGATTCCGGATGGCAAGCCGCGATATTCCTCGATCGGCTTGGTCACGACGCCGGTGCCGAGCTTGATGTCCGTTCCGCGTCCCGCCATGTTGGTGGCGATGGTCACTGCTCCCGGCTGTCCGGCATAGGTGATGATTTCCGCCTCGCGTTGGTGTTGACGTGCGTTGAGGACGTTGTGGGGGATGTTTTTGCGTTTGAGCAGGCGGGAAAGCACTTCGGAGACTTCCACGCTCACGGTTCCCACCAGGACGGGTTTTTTGCGTTCGTGCCAATAGGAGATTTCGTTGATGATCGCCTGGTATTTTTCATTTTTGGAGAGGTAGATGACGTCCTCGTGGTCGATCCTGGTGACTTCCACGTTGGTGGGAATCGCCATCACGGGGAGCTTATAGATCTCCATGAATTCGGATTCTTCGGTGACGGCGGTTCCGGTCATCCCCGCAAGTTTTTCAAACATGCGGAAATAGTTTTGCAGGGTGATGGTGGCAAAGGTCTGGGATCCGGCTTCGATGGTGACGTTTTCCTTGGCTTCGAGTGCTTGGTGGAGCCCGTCCGAAAATCTGCGTCCTGGCATCTGGCGTCCGGTGAATTCGTCCACGATGATCACCTTGTTGTCGATCACGACGTATTCCTGGTCGTTTTCATAGAGGGTGAAGGCACGCAGGAGTTGGTTGATGTTGTGCAGTTTTTCGCTTTTATCCATGAAGCGGTTTGTCATCAGGGTCTTTTGTTTTTGACGCTCGGTCTCGCCGGCATATTCTTTTTCGTCGATTTCCTGAAGGAGCTCGTCCAGGCTTTGGACGATGAAGAGGTCTTTTTCGTGGCGGGCGAGCATGTCGCGTCCCTTGTCGGCGAGATCGACGCTGTTTTGGCGTTCTTCCACCACATAAAAGAGGTTTTCGTCCAATTCGTGCATCTTTTTGTCGCGCAGGTAGATGCCTTCCATGTCGCTAATCATTTTACGCAGTTCGCCTTCCTGGGAAAGCTTGAGAAAAGCCTTGTTGCGTGGGGTGCCGCGTTTCACCAAAAGGAGTTTTGTGGCGAGGGTTTCGCTATCCGGCTTCGGGCTTGCCATGTTTTCGCGGATCTCGCTCAGGAGTCTTTGCACAAGTGCGTTTTGGGCTTGGACGACCTGCATGATCATCGGGCGCAATTCACTGTAGAAATTTTTGTCCTGCCCGATCGGACCACTGATGATCAGGGGAGTTCTGGCTTCGTCCACGAGGATGCTGTCCACTTCGTCCACGATGGCATAATAGAAATCCCGCTGAACCAATTGGGAGCGGTGAACCGCCATATTGTCGCGCAGGTAGTCAAAGCCAAATTCGCTGTTCATGCCATAGGTGACGTCGCAGAGATATGCTTCCTTGCGCTGTTCGAAGGTCATGCCGGTGGTGATGCAGCCCACTTTCATGCCGTGAAAAGTGAATATCGGACTCATCCATTCGGCATCGCGGCTGGCGAGATAGTCGTTCACGGTCACCAGGTGCGCGCCTCTGCCAACGAGTGCGTTCAGGAAGAGGGGCAGGGTCGCCACCAGGGTCTTTCCCTCGCCGGTCGCCATTTCGGAGATCTTTCCGTCGTGAAGGGTCATTGCTCCGATGAGTTGGACGTCAAAGGGCACCATGTTCCATTCGACTTCGTGTTCACGCACGGGGAAGGAGATTCCCATCATCCGGCGGCAGGTGTCTTTCACGATGGCGAAGACTTCCGGCAGATAGGCGTCCAAGGTGGATTTTGTCAGGGCTTTCAGTTCCTTTCGGGTTTCGTCGATGCGTTTGTCCAGGTGGCTGCGTTCGCTTTCATCGGTTTCTTCGCGATAGTTGGTTTCCAGCTCCTCCTGTCCGGTTATCAGAGGCGCGAGCTTTGCGGATATTTCGTCTCTGATCTGGGCAATGCGTTGGCGCAATTGTTCGTCGTCATATTGGGCAAGTCCATTGAAAACGTCACTGATTTCGTCCACGATGGGGTAATAGCGTTTCAGATCCTGCGATGACTTGTCGCCGAAGAGCTTGCGCAAGAATTTTTCCAACATAAATATATCTATCCTTTGCCGATGCCACGCGCAGCAAGCCCCGCGGACACCATAATATGCATGTTTCTCATAATGGGAACACAGAAAAAATCCCCTGCCGATTGTGTCAATAGATTTGAGGATTTTGGGGTGAGCGGCGGCACATCACCACAAAACCTGGAGAATAAAGATGCCCTCATATATATAGGGGTGACGGTCGATGTATGAGATTTACAACCGACTGAAAAAAAACAAGTAGTGAGCAAAGCAAGATGATAATATTTTACTATATGGGATTTATAATTTACTTATAATCCGTGACCTTTAGCATTCATTATTGCGTCGCCACGGAACGTTTTGTTTTGATCGGTCAGCCTGCTCATGCCCCATTTGTGTTCCTGATGGCATTCCCTGCTCTTTTGTGTTTTACTCGCTTCAGCAGGGTACCTCTTCACGGTGTCTTTTCCTATCAGTACTCATTAGACGACAATAATGTGGATTTGGTGATGCTAATTTGGTTTTGCTTCGATCTTAATTTCATGTTATTTATAGCTTTGGTGAGAATGTCTGCATTACTAT
This genomic window contains:
- a CDS encoding SprT family zinc-dependent metalloprotease gives rise to the protein MQEFNGIPIRILRSRRKTTTVYFKREGILEVRTPLGVSDAAIEAFLHKKSAVILRKYQLFQERLSLKKDYSDGEKILLLGEEIEIRFVDEVAFVWRQTDMLLVNRSYESKITDVLKHWYHAKAEYHILNRARELAKLHGYKPGKLRISKNKRLWGCCTHKNWLSFDYKLVMAPPIVIDYVILHELAHIDHKNHSKEFWDLVESLMPEYRNHLAWLKKNDKHMSI
- a CDS encoding D-glucuronyl C5-epimerase family protein gives rise to the protein MNTIKRYKLFSALVIIILHAVLWQYGEGWIISMGEKYSALLTGKPLNQIQLFDYDGIPVQSYRAYGIQYNPLFIAVQAKKDFDNEPRNIKRFLKLSDWLVDNAEIGDSTLWLPYRFDLPGYNLKAPWQSGLAQSVVLTVFVRRHQIEPGGKWMELAAKALNTIKPESHLVLKMEDGGLWFMEYPSSVDPYVLNGMMSVLLELDFYYKQSGNIEAKELFDRGFESLVSNLDKFDYHGFSYYGIRKQKAGRNYHQKHIRQLLELAAVKPHPKLEYYQKRWQSRDQYPVLVQLVFNPRPRRIMVFWISLLLPLLIMWLGFSVKPKASLRIVPFTLAL
- a CDS encoding ABC transporter permease, producing MHFADALRSAVQSILSHKLRSLLTLTGIVIGVLAVVSMFSSVYALKALVKNNMEGMGWNYSIVITADRVSRVSGPRGLSRAIRRANQSVQMINYDDLLALRENIPHKSMYGMIENNVLIRLGNQDKYVRLRATDADFFVNKSYPILLGRYYNSYENDNLLPVAVLGSIFAKEQYGDENPVGKTISLGKYRFSVVGVLADDELNSGGGMNFNSSDRSQDLQSVFVPLRYGVHHFGTNKGLHMIYMQGENEAQFRRMKTQARQLLLSRHNMFPNFSFMDIGDVLLTVTAEMDSVMKKWNITLFAIASISLIVGGIGLFSTLLISIQERMTEIGVRKSIGATESDIFFYFIFEAVTLAMIGAILGIFSAWLILIIISQAIDFPLFLPIQGVAVGLSFSFLVGVISGIYPAIKAARIDPIKAIYYME
- the topA gene encoding type I DNA topoisomerase gives rise to the protein MPKSLIIVESPAKAGTIAKFLQNRFVVKASMGHVRDLPKHEMGVDIAHDFRPDYVVDKKKAKVISELREAVKAAEAVYLASDHDREGEAIAWHLSQLLEKELAGRQLHRIVFNEITSKAINESIANPGEIDMPKVDAQQARRILDRIVGYQVSPLLWKVIAKDLSAGRVQSVALRLICEREAEIKAFDPKEYWKLEADFWKDGLPPFKASIEKWDGKKIEITDEKTALEFATQTKDQKALLAEIKRSIKNVEPPPPFITSTLQQEASKLLGFQALRTMSIAQQLYEGIELGGESTGLITYMRTDSLRIADEAIASCKDLIKDRFGVELQHCSTRVYKNKSSAQDAHEAIRPTDVFHTPESVANFLSREQLRLYTLIWQRFVATQMKPVKLQNSAAQIEIGKAIFSASGNQILEEGFLKAYPHVNIPLGEQIHPDYRKTDALEHSDIVSSQHFTLPPSRFTEASLIKELEAKGIGRPSTYASIISTIRVRKYVGMEKKSFVPTDLGNDVNRFLVERFDSIFNVKFTAQMEDKLDEVELSRIVWHELVKTYYDQLQKLIGEIDLKKDKGSFEQDSGILCEVCKEGKMMIKRSKGGEFLACNKFPKCKNSKSFTRDKDGNVKILEPQILEEKCPQCGSLLMERTGKYGAFIACSAYPKCKFAKPKTTGIACPECKTGEVVQRKNKKGRTFYSCTRYPECKWITNDKPLPIPCPTCGNEFIYEKYHKDRGEYKECPKCKTQME
- the secA gene encoding preprotein translocase subunit SecA, which translates into the protein MLEKFLRKLFGDKSSQDLKRYYPIVDEISDVFNGLAQYDDEQLRQRIAQIRDEISAKLAPLITGQEELETNYREETDESERSHLDKRIDETRKELKALTKSTLDAYLPEVFAIVKDTCRRMMGISFPVREHEVEWNMVPFDVQLIGAMTLHDGKISEMATGEGKTLVATLPLFLNALVGRGAHLVTVNDYLASRDAEWMSPIFTFHGMKVGCITTGMTFEQRKEAYLCDVTYGMNSEFGFDYLRDNMAVHRSQLVQRDFYYAIVDEVDSILVDEARTPLIISGPIGQDKNFYSELRPMIMQVVQAQNALVQRLLSEIRENMASPKPDSETLATKLLLVKRGTPRNKAFLKLSQEGELRKMISDMEGIYLRDKKMHELDENLFYVVEERQNSVDLADKGRDMLARHEKDLFIVQSLDELLQEIDEKEYAGETERQKQKTLMTNRFMDKSEKLHNINQLLRAFTLYENDQEYVVIDNKVIIVDEFTGRQMPGRRFSDGLHQALEAKENVTIEAGSQTFATITLQNYFRMFEKLAGMTGTAVTEESEFMEIYKLPVMAIPTNVEVTRIDHEDVIYLSKNEKYQAIINEISYWHERKKPVLVGTVSVEVSEVLSRLLKRKNIPHNVLNARQHQREAEIITYAGQPGAVTIATNMAGRGTDIKLGTGVVTKPIEEYRGLPSGINDEFLYGLPLDGLHVIGSERHESRRIDRQLRGRAGRQGDPGTSRFYLSLEDDLMRLFGSDRVAPMMMKMGLKPGDAIRHPWMSKAVERAQKRVEEHNFEIRKNLIKYDEVMNQQREVIYSYRRSVLKGFSMKHEIVEMIEETVIAIINLHLPPDSYPEDWNLERLCHWFKTSLNISVSVSDLESDHLNREMLEHTLLEICRNAYENKERQLGDENLRNIERRALLEVVDDEWRDHLHEMDLLKEGVYLRAYANKDPLIEYKRESFDLFQSLITRIQEAVTKKVFTTYILSQEQMDSLLRNADLKHEDINAFLLAQQQAEAGLTQNVSVPPQFSGGYQPTEEKQRPVRVAERVGRNDPCPCGSGKKYKKCCGKEEVGN